In Haliscomenobacter hydrossis DSM 1100, the DNA window AAAACAAACTTTTTGAGAATCAGCCAAATAGTCCCATAGCGTTTTACTGTTATTTAACTCCGTTATTCGCATATAGAAGTAACTATTTGCATCGACCATGCATAGAAAATCTTCTTTTTTACGTGCCATGTTCACAACTGATTTATTTTTCTAATGGAAATGTAAGTTTCATAGTTTCTAAATGAGGGGCTGTACAGAAATTCTGTAGACTCATAGTACAGAGGCAAAGTTAGCAATTCTTCAAGATCATGAATATTTGTTTTGATGTTTTCATATGAATTAATATATATAACTGAGAAAAGTAACGCACTATACCCGTTCATACGAAAACTTGAATCATGAGCTTGATAGGCTTTTTCGTAATACGCAAGCAAATATTTTCCGAGGAGTTGAGATTTTTTTTCGGTAGTTAATGCTGCCCAATTATTCGTATCATTGAAGAAAATACCTATAGAATAGCGATTCAACCAATTTTCAGTAATGCCTTTATTTTCTTTGTTTACCAAATCAGGTAAATTACACCATAGTCTTTCTCCAAATTCACTGACTGAATACTTGTGCTTTAGACTAGTGGTGAATAAATTTTAAATAGTCGGATACAACTTCTTGAGTTTGATTCGGGCTTTCTCAGTGGTGAATTGCCAATTTGCTCCTTTCCGGAGCTGATTTTGCGCAATCTCCCAAATTTTAACTGCTCCTTCCACCTCCTTTTTGCTTTTGAAAGGTTTGTCCAAAGCATCACGTCCCACCAAAGCAAATTGTATTTCTGCCATGTTTAACCATGACCCGTGTTTGGGGGTATACACAAAATCCATCCGATCCACGTAAGCTTTGGCCTGAGCAGGTGGAAATACTTTGTAAAAATTTTCTGGCTTGTGGGTGACAAAATTATCCATCACCCAGGTTACCTTTTTAGCTTCTTGGTATTGGGTATCCATTTGAGCGGCCATGAAATTTACCCAAGTCGTGGTCGTATGATCATCCTCAATGGTCATTTCCCGATGGCCAGCGAGAGGTTCGAATGCCACGAATAATTCCGCAACGCCCAAACGCACATATTCTGAATCTTGTAACCTACTTCCATCTGAGATCGTAATTTGCTTGTAGTCAATTATTTGCTTTGGAGACTCATCCATGCAAACTACTGGAAAGTCAGCGTCGTATGGTCTTTCGTAAACATCCAATACCTTTTCCATTTGGTACACAAAAGCAGCACTTGATTCTGCTGGTATCACGTATTGCGCTTTTTTGAAGGGCTTAAGTTCATTTTTTTTAACAATTTGCTGATCGACATTTTAGAGATCGATTCTACTATCTCTAATTCCACTAAGCAATCTGCCAACATTTGCAATTTCCACCGAGGCGCATCATTGGGTGGCGATTGACAAAGCAGCGCAATGAGATGCGCTTCCGCTCGCGCATCTATCTTTTTATCACTCCGCGTTTTTCTTTCTTTGGCTTCAAACAAAGACATCCCTTCATCACAGAATGCTTTTTTTACTCGCTCCACTGTTCTTGCCGTGCTCTGGTACCTGTCTGCTACGTCCGTCATTCGTGGTGGTTTTCTACCTTCACTTTCATCACTATTGAGTAAAATATGGCAATATTGGATGTGTTGGGCTTTGCGCTTGCCTGTCTTTATCCAATCCAGCAGCGTTTCCCGCTCTTTTTTACTCAGGTGTATTCTGTATCTTGCCTTCATTTTTTATAGCAAAAATACACAATTTCTAAAACTGCGACAACTTAGAATTTATCCACCACTAGTACAAATATTCAATTCATTCAACCATGCAAGGCGAGGGGGTACTAAGTGTTTTTGAGTGTGGCTGTTGCCCATTTCTGTCTCGATTTGCATACTTCTAATAATAGATTCAATATCAAAATTTCCATTGGACGCTATATTCTGCATTTTTTTAAAAAGCCTTTCCTTAAACTCCTTTCCAAATTGTTGTCTTATTTGAATCTCCTTTAATCCTTGTTGATTATCCATTAATATTTTCCAAATAGTTAAAAGATTGTCTGAATCGTATTTTAGTAACCAGTACCAAAAAAATAAATTTTCTCTATTGCCCTTTTCCGGGAAAATAAGGCAGAATAATTCGCCAAATTTTGTTAATTGAATAGTTTGGCCAATCAAAAAGATTAATTCTAACTTTTCTGCCAATTTTATATAATGCTTAAACGCTTTTGTTTTTTGGCCATTTTCAGTCAATTTTCCTTGTGATGTTTTATATTTGCTGTTCACTACTTCCTCTTTTGTGCTCCAATTAAGCATCTCTTCTTCGAGGATGAACATTGGAATTTCTCCACTAATATGGCGTAGGATTTCAGCAAGGACGAATAAACTTCGAACCTGAGTATTTGTCTCAATGAGTCTTATCTGTTCTCCTTTCATAGATATAGGTTTAAGAACTTTTCCAGTGATTTTTTCTAGTTTTAAACTCACTAAAAAGCAATTCAACGGGGACTTCCTCAAAGCGAGAAATGCCATCTCTGTGATCAATGAAAAAAGTTTTATTGACAAAAACTCTTAGTTTCTCAAATTCTTCTTGAATTAACTCTTTAGTTGAAATTGGAAAAATTACGACTTGCTTACTAACATTAGGATAGAAAGATAATATTATTTGCTCAGAATGTAATGGATCCAATTTTTGCATCGGACTATCTACAAAAACTGGAAATTCAACACCAGATTCTTCTGACAAGGCTCTTAAGAGAGCAGTAGCGTAGAGTTGTTTTTCACCATTAGATAGGCTATCTTTAGGTAAGATAGTATTATCAGGTCTTTTAAGATTGATCTCTATATCCTCCCCAATCATTTCTACTTCTACCGATCCGATTAATTTTTTATGCATTAAGGCCGACAGAGAATTATATATTTTCTCAGCAAAACGCTTTCTTTTTTCTTCCTTAAATCGGATAATAAATTCTTTTAATTCACCTAGAATTCTTTTTGTTAATTCATGTTTTTGCTTAAGCTGAGTCGCAATTTGTACTTTTTTAGTTAGTTCGCTCATTTCTGCTTTAATTGAATTTTGCTGATTTTTTATCCCACCAATTTCTTGATTTAAGTATTCAATACGGTTCTCGTTGACAATAATAATTGAATCAGTTTCAGCTTTTTTTCGCCTATAATCTGATACAATTGGGTCTTCTTCGTTAGATTCTGCGTTCCTCAGCCTTTTACCTATATTATTCCGTTCGCTTCTAAGTATGTTATACTCTTTAGTCGTGCTTTTAAATCTTTGCTTGTAAGAATGTTTGAGGTTATTCAATATTGCATTGAATTCATTTCGTTCAGTTTCTAAAAAATCATGTAAATGTTGTATGTTGTATGATGAGTTGTCAAGAATGTCAAAAAAATGCTTTCGTATCAACTGTCGTATTGTATTGTTATAAAATTCCGAGATGCGTGGTTTAACAATTTCTGTTAAATCGCGTTTTCTTTCTTCAATTTCGCTTAAAATTTCTTCGGTTTTGTTCTCTATTTCTTCATCCTGGTATTTTATTTTTTTAGAGCTAAATTCCTTCTCGATTTGCTCAGAAATTTCAAGCATTGACTCACCTGCAATCGCAAAAGGAGCTAAGTCTAGGAAATCTTTCAATTCATTGAGCACCTTGAAATTTTCTTGTTCTATATCCTCATTCCTACGCCTTAAAGATTCCAATTCATCAAGCGTAATTTTATTTCCTTCTTTGATTAGTTTATTTTGGTATTGATTGGACTCGAAGCGAAGACTTTGATTCTTTTCTTTTAGGTCATCTATTTCTAGTTCTTTTGCTCGTAAGTCTATTTCATTTTGCTCCATTAGTTTTTCTAATTCAACCAAACGCTTCTGCTCCGTTGGAGTAGCAGATTCTTTGGTAAAGCGTCGTTGAATCTCCTCAAGGCTTTCTCTTAGGTCTTCATATTTTTGAATACCCAAAACTTCGGAATATGCTTTGCTTAAAGCTTTTCTCTCTTCAACAGATTTTATTGTTGAATCTGCGAGAGAAATTATTTTTTCCGCATCAAAAAAGAAGAATTTAGCAGTCTCCAGTGGTATCAAAAAGTCTCGTATAAACAATTCATATCCATATTCTTGTTGGACTAATTCATTGATTTGGTTATCAAAAAGAATGTCGAGCCTTAACGGTTCAGCTGAATTAATATCATATGATCTAATAACTGTTATGGTTTGACAAGGCACTGCCGTTATTTCAATATCAGAAAACGTGACTGAAACATAAAAACGGGATTCTCCTTCGTTCTTAGCCGACCAATTTAAACTATTTGCAATATATCGTTTGTACCCTCCCTGCTCATCTACTATTTTTTTGAAAAATTCATCGACTTTCTCTGTATCACTACCATAAAGACACCATACTAATGCAATCAGAAAATTAGTTTTGCCAAATCCATTCATACCACTCACAATAAGAATATTCTTGTCCTCCTCTGTTTCAAGATTGATGGTATTATTACCCTTATACTGTCTGAAATTGTAAAGCTCTAATTCTTTGATATACATGAGATTGGGTTACAGTTGTTTTTTTAAAAATTGTTCAAGACTCTGTTCTAAATCATCAGAAAGACCTCTTTTTTTACGCAAAAGAATTTTGGATTTTTGTAACGACAACAACTCATTGATGAGAGGAATATCATTAGCATTTTCGCTACAAACCTCCTTTAAAATTTCATTCTCCTTTTGCTTTTGTTCATCAAGCTTGTCCGGTTTCATGGCATTAGAATTAAAGATGTTATTATAAGTATCTGAGACACGAAAATCAAAGATACTATCTCTGTACCAAAGAATTTGGATAGCAACTAATTCTTGATATGAGATTAGAGAAGTTTCGGGCTCTTCTTCTTGAATAGCTTTTTGTGCCTTTAAAACCTCCTCTAAAATCTTTGCTCTGAACCAAGGCCGATATGGACCTAAAACACCACTTTTCTCTGTTCCATCTCTTCGACGAGTATCCCGATAATAGTCACTATCTCTTGAAATAGCTAATAAATCACGAATTTCTAAGAGCGGCAGCATCCATTCTTCTCCATTATCAATTAATGCAGTCATAGATTTATCTTTATTGACCACTGTGCAAACCCAACACCCAAATCTGCTCTGCCCGCAACTTGGCGTAGTGGTATCGATTACTAAAGGGCAATCACCTCCTGTGGCATTGCGATATAAGGTTACCAAGTCTCGATTGCTAGCACCCCAAGGGGAAGGGACTTGGAGTAAATACTGCCATACTTCATTGGTAGTAACATCCTTTAGTGGAGCAAAAACATAGGTATTGGGTAAAACGTGCTTTCGCAATCTTTGACCAATCCTTTCATGTTTTCGCATATTCTTTGCTCTATTACTACTTTCTTCTTCCCTTGTCCCCAATAATAGAATGGCCTCTCCATTCTCATTGACAGTTTCTAGAATAAATTTTGTAGTGGGACTAATTTTAAGTCTTTCAGTACACCAACGGAATATATTATTTGGGGCGGGATATCCTCTTCCTATTAGGTTAAGCCAAAAAGTATCCTCTAGTTTTGGTATGGTTCTTTGAACCTTTAATGGCATATCTTGCTCAACAGCAGCTTTTTCAATACTTTTCAATACTTTATTTGTGTAGTCTAAAATTTTTGGATTTTCAACCAATGTATTGTTACATACGACAAAAATTTGCCTCATTTGACGTATTTCTGGAGGGAAATACTTAATAGCATTCCAAACAATTTGCAAAAGCATGGTGGAGTCTTTGCCTCCACTGAATCCAATTATCCAAGGGCGATTATTGTCGTCTATAAAATACTGATCTCTAATCTCCGCTTCTAAAAACTTTACATCAAGCATAATGGAACTTTGTTTGTTTTAGATTACGATGTAATCCTGTACGACAAATAACTCTCGGCTTGTTAGCCTGTAAACCTAACAATAAAATAAGGGAAAACAAACTGCCAGCATCCTTAAATTACATCGCTTCTTGTTAAAAGTTTATTTTCCAAGCGCTTATCTAAAGTGGTACTTCTATGATCTAAACTTTTCACCTACTCCAACATCGCCAAAAACTCATCCTCCGTCAAAATCATCACCGTCCCCAGTTCCCGCGCCTTTTTCAATTTCGAGCCAGCCTCTTCCCCCACAACCAGAATATCCAGGTTTTTGCTTACCGCACTGATATTTTTGGCGCCGGCGGCCTCCGCTTTTTCCTGCGCTTCTTTGCGGCCCATTTTAGCGAGAGATCCGGTAAAAAGGATGGTTTTGCCCGCCAGCGGTGCATCGGCAGATGCAGCTTTGGGTTTGTCTTCCTCGGTTTGATGCAGATTGACGCCCAAGGCCTCCATTTGTTGAATGAGCTCAATATTTAGTTCGTTCTGAAAAAACTCGATGGCATTGGCGGCTACTACGGGGCCTACGTCTTTGATTTTGGTGTAGTCTTCAATTTGCCAGTCTTTCAAGTCCAGCACATGGTTGATTTCTGCGGCCAGTAGTTTGGAGACTTTTTTGCCCAAATGGTGGATGCTCAAACTGTACAATACCCGGGAAATCGGGTTTTTCTTCGCCTTTTCAATGGCCGCTTGCAGCTTGGTTGCCGATTTTTCACCAAAGCCCTCCAACTGGGCGACTTGAGTGAAATCGAGGTTATACACATCCGCAAAATTGCGCACCCAGCCCAGTTCAAAAAAGCGTTCCACAATCTGTTTACCCATGCCATCAATGTCCATTGCGTCTTTGGACACGTGGAAAATGATGCGTTGCAAGTCTTGTTGGCCGCACACACAATTTGGGCAGCGCCAGGCCGCTTCTTCTCCCTCCCGCAGCAATTCTACGGGGGTATCGGTATCGTTGATGGGGCAAAATTGGGGAAAAACGATGGGGACTTCGCTGCCGTCGCGCAGTTCATCCATCGCTTTGACGATGTAGGGAATCACGTCTCCGGCACGTTCGACGAGAACGGTGTCCCCCAGGCGCAAGTCGCGGCTGGTGATAAAATCTTCGTTGTGTAGCGAAACCGAGGAGACCGTTACGCCCGCCAGTTGCACGGGCTCCAGTTTTGCAACCGGGGTAATGGAGCCAATTTTGCCCACCTGGTATTCCACATTGAGCAGTTTGCTGGTGGCTTGTTTGGCCTGAAACTTGAAGGCAATCGCCCAGCGCGGGTGATGTGAGGTAAATCCCGAGCGTTCCTGCAATTCCCGGCTGTTCACTTTGGCCACCATCCCGTCGATTTCGTAAGCGTAGCCATCGCGTTGTTGTTGCCAATAATTGCAAAAATCGATTACTTCCTGGATGTTTTTGCACAATTTGCGTTCCTGAACGGGCACTTTAAACCCCAGTTTCTCCAGCAATTCCAGGCTTTCCAGGTGGGTAGCAAACTGGTTGAGCATGTTGTTGCCCGCCTGATCTGTAGCATAGCCCAGTGTATAAATAAAGGCTTCCAGGCCACGTTTGGCTACTTCTTTGGGGTCTTTGATGCGCAATCCACCGGTGGCGGTATTGCGGGCGTTGGCAAAAAGGGTAATGCCTTCTGCCGCCCGTTTGGCGTTCATTTTTTCAAAAATATCCTTGCGAATCAGGACTTCTCCACGCAATTCAACCCGGTGAATGCCGTATTTGGAAAACTCCGCCCGCAAGGGGATCGAGCGGATGACTTTGGCGTTGTTGGTGATTTCTTCACCAATGATCCCGTTCCCCCGGGTGGCGGCACGTACCAGCACGTCGTTTTCGTACACCAGGGCAATACTGCCTCCGTCAAATTTGGGTTCTACGCCATAATCCAGGTCGGTATCCGGGTCGATGTTGAGAAACCGTTTGATGGAAGCATCCCAATCATTGAGGTCTTCGGCATTGTAGGAGTTGGCCAAAGACAACATTGGGATCAGGTGTTCTACTTGCGAAAAATCTTCGGTCAGGTCGGCAGATACCCTTTGGCTGGGTGAATCGGCACTGACAAGCTCGGGGTGTACTTCTTCCAGGCGCTCCAAGAGTTTGAACAATTGGTCGTATTCGTAATCACTCAGCACGGGGTCGTTTTGGATGTAGTACCGCCACTCATGGTAAATGATCAAGCCACACAATTCAGCATGTTGTTGTGCCGGGGTTTGGGCATGCACGGCATGGTCGGCCTGAAGGTAGGCCTTCGAGCGTTCGTAAAGGGATTTTTGGTCAGATTGGGTATACATTGGATGATGGCTTTTAGCACATCCAAAAATACCGTTTTCTTTTGGTTTTAAAAACTTAAAACTATTTTTTGTTTTTATTTTGCCAATGAAACGGTTTTTACCCGTTTACCATCACTTACCCGAATCCAGTACATACCCCGGGGCAAAGTTTTGAGATCCAATTGAAGTTGGAAAGCCTGAGGAGCATGTTCCAGTTTTTGGGTCTGTAATTTGCGCCCCTGTACATCCAGCAATTCTACCCAGAGCTTTTGTTGCTCCAATTCACCCTTGACCTCAAGGGTTGCAAAGTCTACTACCGGATTGGGATACACCTTCATGTTGGCGGGTAAAATTTTCGCTGCAGCCAAAGCACTTGACGTAGACTCGGTTAGGCTTAAGGAAGTTTTATTGGCACCATCGCCACTCGAACCACTGCCGTTGGCGGCTACTCCCGCCGCATAAACGTTGACGGTTCCGGTACCAATGGCTGGTGCCGTCCAGGGAATTTTAAAGGTATTGGACGTTGAAGGCCGGGTGTGTTCGCTGTATTGGCGGCCTCCTAATGTAATGAGTCTCTGCCCGGAAGGTACAGCGCTCATGGTTCCCGCTTGAACATTAGATCCGGCAACAAGCACGGTAGTCTGATAACCAAACCCGGCTGGCGTGCCCGAACCAGTCAGGACTTTTACTTCGATGGTGTAACTTTTGCCTGGCGCGTAGGAGGTAACCGGGGTGGTTCCATCCAACAGCTGCACTTGCAAAGTGGTATTGTACCGACCAGAACTGTGGCAATCCCCACAAAAACTTCCCCCCAAGGGAGACCCGGTGTAATCGACCCCCTGCTGAAACCCGGGACCAGATTCATTGCTGGTGAAAACAATCCAGCAAGCAGCCAAAATGGTCAAAAGAGGAAGTACAGATTTTTTCATGGAAAAAGCTTTAGTTGGTAGACTAAAGCTAAACTCCAAAGTTTAAGCCAGGGTTGTGCAGGATATTGTTTTTTTTAAACTTTGTTGTCGGCTCGACAATCAGGCATTTTTAAAAAAAGATCCCATTCTCAGGGTTTTTGCCTTTTATCCCCCGGAAATGATTCAGAATGTGCTCAAAATCGACTTCTTTATTGCCAGTAGGGTAGTAGGGTTCGGTGAGCGTCACGGTTTTGGTACCGTAGTCAATGATGG includes these proteins:
- a CDS encoding IS630 family transposase, with product MIPAESSAAFVYQMEKVLDVYERPYDADFPVVCMDESPKQIIDYKQITISDGSRLQDSEYVRLGVAELFVAFEPLAGHREMTIEDDHTTTTWVNFMAAQMDTQYQEAKKVTWVMDNFVTHKPENFYKVFPPAQAKAYVDRMDFVYTPKHGSWLNMAEIQFALVGRDALDKPFKSKKEVEGAVKIWEIAQNQLRKGANWQFTTEKARIKLKKLYPTI
- a CDS encoding helix-turn-helix domain-containing protein, which gives rise to MKARYRIHLSKKERETLLDWIKTGKRKAQHIQYCHILLNSDESEGRKPPRMTDVADRYQSTARTVERVKKAFCDEGMSLFEAKERKTRSDKKIDARAEAHLIALLCQSPPNDAPRWKLQMLADCLVELEIVESISKMSISKLLKKMNLSPSKKRNT
- a CDS encoding AAA family ATPase; translation: MYIKELELYNFRQYKGNNTINLETEEDKNILIVSGMNGFGKTNFLIALVWCLYGSDTEKVDEFFKKIVDEQGGYKRYIANSLNWSAKNEGESRFYVSVTFSDIEITAVPCQTITVIRSYDINSAEPLRLDILFDNQINELVQQEYGYELFIRDFLIPLETAKFFFFDAEKIISLADSTIKSVEERKALSKAYSEVLGIQKYEDLRESLEEIQRRFTKESATPTEQKRLVELEKLMEQNEIDLRAKELEIDDLKEKNQSLRFESNQYQNKLIKEGNKITLDELESLRRRNEDIEQENFKVLNELKDFLDLAPFAIAGESMLEISEQIEKEFSSKKIKYQDEEIENKTEEILSEIEERKRDLTEIVKPRISEFYNNTIRQLIRKHFFDILDNSSYNIQHLHDFLETERNEFNAILNNLKHSYKQRFKSTTKEYNILRSERNNIGKRLRNAESNEEDPIVSDYRRKKAETDSIIIVNENRIEYLNQEIGGIKNQQNSIKAEMSELTKKVQIATQLKQKHELTKRILGELKEFIIRFKEEKRKRFAEKIYNSLSALMHKKLIGSVEVEMIGEDIEINLKRPDNTILPKDSLSNGEKQLYATALLRALSEESGVEFPVFVDSPMQKLDPLHSEQIILSFYPNVSKQVVIFPISTKELIQEEFEKLRVFVNKTFFIDHRDGISRFEEVPVELLFSEFKTRKNHWKSS
- the dndC gene encoding DNA phosphorothioation system sulfurtransferase DndC, with product MLDVKFLEAEIRDQYFIDDNNRPWIIGFSGGKDSTMLLQIVWNAIKYFPPEIRQMRQIFVVCNNTLVENPKILDYTNKVLKSIEKAAVEQDMPLKVQRTIPKLEDTFWLNLIGRGYPAPNNIFRWCTERLKISPTTKFILETVNENGEAILLLGTREEESSNRAKNMRKHERIGQRLRKHVLPNTYVFAPLKDVTTNEVWQYLLQVPSPWGASNRDLVTLYRNATGGDCPLVIDTTTPSCGQSRFGCWVCTVVNKDKSMTALIDNGEEWMLPLLEIRDLLAISRDSDYYRDTRRRDGTEKSGVLGPYRPWFRAKILEEVLKAQKAIQEEEPETSLISYQELVAIQILWYRDSIFDFRVSDTYNNIFNSNAMKPDKLDEQKQKENEILKEVCSENANDIPLINELLSLQKSKILLRKKRGLSDDLEQSLEQFLKKQL
- the ligA gene encoding NAD-dependent DNA ligase LigA, which produces MYTQSDQKSLYERSKAYLQADHAVHAQTPAQQHAELCGLIIYHEWRYYIQNDPVLSDYEYDQLFKLLERLEEVHPELVSADSPSQRVSADLTEDFSQVEHLIPMLSLANSYNAEDLNDWDASIKRFLNIDPDTDLDYGVEPKFDGGSIALVYENDVLVRAATRGNGIIGEEITNNAKVIRSIPLRAEFSKYGIHRVELRGEVLIRKDIFEKMNAKRAAEGITLFANARNTATGGLRIKDPKEVAKRGLEAFIYTLGYATDQAGNNMLNQFATHLESLELLEKLGFKVPVQERKLCKNIQEVIDFCNYWQQQRDGYAYEIDGMVAKVNSRELQERSGFTSHHPRWAIAFKFQAKQATSKLLNVEYQVGKIGSITPVAKLEPVQLAGVTVSSVSLHNEDFITSRDLRLGDTVLVERAGDVIPYIVKAMDELRDGSEVPIVFPQFCPINDTDTPVELLREGEEAAWRCPNCVCGQQDLQRIIFHVSKDAMDIDGMGKQIVERFFELGWVRNFADVYNLDFTQVAQLEGFGEKSATKLQAAIEKAKKNPISRVLYSLSIHHLGKKVSKLLAAEINHVLDLKDWQIEDYTKIKDVGPVVAANAIEFFQNELNIELIQQMEALGVNLHQTEEDKPKAASADAPLAGKTILFTGSLAKMGRKEAQEKAEAAGAKNISAVSKNLDILVVGEEAGSKLKKARELGTVMILTEDEFLAMLE
- a CDS encoding choice-of-anchor V domain-containing protein codes for the protein MKKSVLPLLTILAACWIVFTSNESGPGFQQGVDYTGSPLGGSFCGDCHSSGRYNTTLQVQLLDGTTPVTSYAPGKSYTIEVKVLTGSGTPAGFGYQTTVLVAGSNVQAGTMSAVPSGQRLITLGGRQYSEHTRPSTSNTFKIPWTAPAIGTGTVNVYAAGVAANGSGSSGDGANKTSLSLTESTSSALAAAKILPANMKVYPNPVVDFATLEVKGELEQQKLWVELLDVQGRKLQTQKLEHAPQAFQLQLDLKTLPRGMYWIRVSDGKRVKTVSLAK